One window of Diabrotica undecimpunctata isolate CICGRU chromosome 8, icDiaUnde3, whole genome shotgun sequence genomic DNA carries:
- the LOC140449063 gene encoding uncharacterized protein: MSIKCQEIEECEARYDTFNTHKKLKEMISGNRNKPIGILTNADGTTITETQDKLRRWKEYIEHLFYDQKVKQLEIDGEITKPEIIKGVGIYAIKHTKGREALGPDNIPIKLLKIIDENNIDVLLDLFNSIYKTRNIPKNGFSQLL; encoded by the coding sequence ATGTCcattaaatgtcaagaaattgagGAATGTGAGGCAAGGTATGACACTTTCAACACCCATAAGAAGCTTAAAGAAATGATTTCAGGAAATCGTAATAAACCAATCGGGATATTAACAAATGCAGATGGTACCACTATAACTGAAACACAAGACAAATTacgtagatggaaagaatacattgaaCACTTATTTTATGACCAAAAAGTAAAACAATTAGAAATTGACGGAGAAATcacgaaaccagaaataataaAAGGGGTAGGTATTTAtgccataaaacacacaaaaggtaGAGAAGCTCTCGGACCCGATAATATACCAATTAAACTATTGAAGATAATTGATGAGAATAATATTGATGTCTTGCTAGACctttttaactccatatacaaGACGAGAAACATACCCAAAAATGGCTtttctcaacttttgtaa